TGGGATGATTCAAAAATAAACTCTTTAATATTTCATTGACAGGTCAGAAGCCAAGGATTTGTTGGGAGATGATTGGGTTCAAATCCACAGACGGATTGTTCAGCAGCATGCAAATCAGTATAAAAGGATTTCTTGGGCAAAGGTTCTGTTTGCCCCACTTATACTatgcattcatatagctaaaatAACATGCTAAGTGGTTCTCTTTTAGTCGTGCAGGTCCTTCAGTGTGTCACCATTCAAGGGGTTGCACCAACTGGTGGTGGTGGAATATTGGGAGGTGATTCCGGCAGTGGAATATCAAGAGCAATGGTGAAAGACAGGTTTAAGAATTTCAATGCCCAGTTTGAGGATCTTCATATGAGGCAGTGCCAATGGAATGTCCCAGACAGTGAATTGCGCGAGTCCTTGAGGCTTGCTGTTGCAGAAGTACTCTTGCCTGCCTATAGATCCTTCCATAAACGTTTCGGGCAAGTtctgtttataattttttttgtggcttcttttcttccttttcacCTCTCTCAATCTCATCATTTAACACTAACTCTGTTGTTTTGGTTTCTTGTGCTTGAATTAACAACACCACAGGCCTATGGCCGAGAGTGGGAAAAGCCCTTGCAAGTATATTAAATACAAGCCCGAGGACCTTGAACGAATGCTAAGTGAGTTCTTTGAAGGTAAGACATGCGTCGAACAAAAGCGATAAAAAACAAAAAGGCAAATGCTGGTGAGAATCTGTTAAGAAATTTAGATACTGATGAaatggagctttcaactaatcattGTAGAATGACGAGGTTGTGTGTGTTTTTTTCTGCAAGGCTTGCTTTGTTCTTCTTGTGTCTTTTTCATCTGAGTGAGTTTTGTACAGTTCTGTGAAGGGGAGAGGGAAAAAATGAAACTGAGAGtttgattttaaatttcaatattgagtTAATAAATGTCCAGATAAATTAAAAAGGTTGTGCATCTTAGTCACAgatattctgtttttttttttgttcacattCCAAGTGTTTTTTGGTGTAGCGTCATTAATGAAAAATGTAGTGATATATTATCACTAATTAACTGTGTACTTGGTAAAacttaatttagattttttttatgaaaattaagtattgaatttatttttgttagGTAAAGagtaatgaaaatttaatatatttaaacttAGTTCAGTAACCCTTTGGTCGGCATGGGCATGTGATGTCTAATTCACACGCTTTTTGCTCAAACCAAATCTCTTCTCCTCAAAATCATTATTTAACCACTCCTATTAAAATTATTTCCAACACTCTcaatcattttcaaaataaatttatagaTGAAATGGGATGAGTTTTTCTGTACAATATAAGTTAAAAAGCGTCAACTATAGATGTTGTAATAGAAGTTCATGAAGCGGTCACAATGAAAAGCACCACTTGTGTACGCTTCCAATATGAGCGGCTCTAGGTTTTCTGCTTCTTGTGTGGCCAGTTGGGCCATGGGGAGAGCTTTTGCAGCGGACGTGCCCAGGATTGGGATGTGACATTGCGAGCAGGGCCTCGCCGGGGGCCAGTGGTGAATAGTTGTTGGTTACGTGGGGATCACAGGGTTCCTCTTGCTAATTTGGGGGTGAAGAATAAAGGGTTTGAGGATGTGGGGGAGGTTTTCACAAGTTCTACTTTTGTGCAAGATATTAGCCTTAATTTGGAAGTTGGCGGGTAGTTCAAATGTGGGGTTGATGGGTCAAAAGTTGAATGATCAGGGTGAGTTGAGCCGTGTCATGTTCTCAAAGCATAATTTGGAGGACCGACCTGGGGAGGTGGATGATGGTAAGAAGCGAGCTCGTGTGGCATTGGGAGCAACGTCTGCTTCTGACACAGTGGATTCGAGCGTTTTTGGCATCGATCATGTCATGTCTGTTGATCATCCTGTATCAGAAGATTGTGAGTTATGCCAGTCGGGCCCAATGAAGTTGTTATGCTAGAACGTCCGTGGATTGGGGAACCCGCATGCCGTTCAACGCTTTCAGTCACTACTGAGAAAACATAATCCCACATAGTTTTTTTTCATAGAAACTAAATTAATATATCGTAAAATAGATGGTATTCATCGTAAGCTTGGCTTTTTAAATGGTATTGATGTTGGTTCTTTCGGATTTAGAGGTGGATTTTCGATTGGTTAGAAACTCGGGATTGATATTTGGTTGCGGTCTTACTTGCAGCAGCAAATTGATAAGGATGTGTTGACGATGATGGTGGGATGCCGTGGAGGTTTACTGGTTTTTATGGATCCCCAGACGAGAAGTCTCGATCGACATCTTGGGATCTTTTACGGCAGCTTTCTTCGCAGTCCACAGGACGGTGGTTGGTTGCAAGAGATTTTAATGAGATTGCATACTCGTTTGGGATATCCGGTGGGCAAGTCCAGGATGAGCGACAAATGGTAGCCTTCCGTCAAGTGTGGGATGATTGTAATCTTGCTGATACTGGGTACTATGGATCCTGGTTTACTTAGGACCGTCGGCTTCTTGCTGCTAATAATAAATGGGAAAGGCTTGATAGATGTTTGGCGTCGGCTGATTGGATTGATTTTTTTTCGCATTATGCAGTGAAACATTTGCCGCACAGTGTATCGGATCATTATCCTTTGTTGTTAAGTACTGCAGTTCAATCCAATGATTTTGTGGCACATCAGTGTCGATTTGAAAATTGTTGGGTCTTAGGATTCTTGTGAGGAGGTCAATCGAGCTAGTTGGAGTGGTAGTGTCGGTAGTTTGCCGGTTAAATTATCTCAATTGGgagcttattttcaaaattggttGAAGAATACTAGGTTGAATTGGCAGCGGTTTACTACTACTTTGCAACAACGCTTGATAATTTGAATAGTTTGGATCCGGATGACTCTGTTTTAGGCAGGTGAAACTGGCTCTTAATCTTGAATCAGGTAAGCAAGAGTTGTATTGGGAGCAGAAGGCACATGCTAATTGGATGAAAAATGGTGACCGTAATATTGGTTTTCCATTCCTTTACAAGGGCTAGAAAGTGACGAAACAAAATTGATAGTCTTGTCAATACAATGGGAGTGGGGGCTAGGAACCAAGTGGAATTGGGGAAGGTTGCGCTGCGGGTGTGCAATTAATACTGAATTAATCGAtggaattaaattattttgagaatctaatttcatcatatcaattaagagtttttttaaatttcaattaacaattaattcgattctttggtaaataattaaattaactaattaatcaaaattaataataataaaatattataagccTAATATATTTTATAAGTCTAATAAATTAAGTAAGcccaaattaaataataagcTTAAAACTAATTGGATTTAtacaaattattataatttacttaaaatcatAATAGATTTATACATctttaaactaaaaatatatataaaaagtgaaaaaataaaagaaaggagccttaattttttttctttccattgtCAAACTCAAAACAAAGTCTCGGTGGGCGCTACTTGACACTAGAGCATCTTTTATTCTTCTCGACTtcttcgaatatatatatattttttgcattttcaaactttttttcatttcatcactCAAGTCTTAGACATTCTTGTTTTTAAAGCAGTGTTTGTTATGATGGTTTTAAATTAGTGTTGTTATTGTCTTATTTGTTGTTTTTgcttacttttttaaaattagaaacaaGGAAAAATAACATTGCAatggtattttttatatttcaaacttatttgagcaaaacaaaaaaaaaacatgtaaaattttttattttgttaatagtTAAAACTTTTATGATTTTGGTTAATTCGATAATGATAATTCGGTTTGAATATTAATCGAATTGACCGTTTGATCACCCTTATGcgttcttattttttaaaattatttgcttCGTAAGGGgtatgtgatttttcaaaattgtttTACTTACAACTTTTAGTTTTGGGGGTGTTAATTAATTTAagagttaaatataaaattagtacttGAACTTGTCCACTTCTCCCAAATTgacatttatgaatttttttgttcTAAATTGATAACTGAACTTTTTTTTCCGTCCACTATATTGGTAAAAAAGCCTAATGTCGTTAGCTTTTTATTGACATGTCAACACTATCCAATCACACGCGCCTCGTGGCATCCTCTTgtacatctttttctttttctttttctttttcatttccctcattttctccctttttttttcttctttacttttctttttcctaCCCTTGTCGTCTTCACTCTTCTTCCTCTTCTAGTTTAAGGGACAACTGCAACAAAGAACCAACGCTAGATTCTTGGGTTTTTTTTCTTgactttttaagaaaaaatattaattttcggTATTTCAAGTtctgggttttcaacattttactttgaatgagtttttttttttaaatccccTCCCAAATTTTTTCCTTTTCATGGTTCTCTTTAAATGGGTGTTAAATTGTGCTTTAGCTAGTAATCGTAAACACAGTGGTAGTAAACATCGCTCCTTACAGACGGTGCAACATAGTTCATCGTCGATATGGGTTTCGTTTATTTCCACCATCGACATTGCTATCATAGCCGCTTTTGACGTCGGCGGTTGGTCATTTTGTCCTCATTTCGAAAGGGAACAGTAAGCTAGAAATTCACCGCGTCGGTAGAACAAAGATACGGCTAAGAGATTAGAGGTTGAGAGGgtttagtattttattttgcttAATAATTGGTTTAGTTAGAAGAgtaatatgatttatttagtttttaaagttaataataaaattaagtgaTAATGGTTGAGAAACGGTTTAAAAACAagagaaaatgaaggaaatgaaaaagaaaagaaaaagaaaaagtgtacAAGAGGATGTCAAATGGCGgcaagcccatttttgtaattttgaggCTCTAGGAGAAGGGgccctttaaaaaaaattatagattgTAATATAATAAAAGCTTAAAAGTTTAGGGGGCTCTAAGAGATGAAGCCTTTTattgtgaaaatttaaaaattttagacatttaattaatttattttagtctGACATTTTTTCCCATATTAAAAACTGATAGTATTAGGCTAATGTATTAATATAGTGGACAGAAAAAAATTCGGATATATACCAActtgagacaaaaaaaaatcataagtacCAATTTGAGAGAAGTGGAGAAGTTTGgttaccaattttatatttaacccttaatttaattgtaatttttaggttgtaagttatttattttaattagattATTTGGGTAATTGGATTTATGTTTGAGTTTAGTTGGGATAGGTGTATATTGGATATAGCTTATTTGATATGTAATTATTAGAGGTTGAGTATCGCTATGAGTTAAAAAAGAAATCGATTTATTctggaaattaaaaataaaaaataaattataaaaattgaataattatatcgAAAAAGCAATTGAGTTAACCCATTTTTGACATATCTCTCTacataattcaaacataaatagGTTTTTATGATGTTTCAGAAGATGTTTGAAGGGAGTAGGAATGAAATGAGATGATTGTCTGTCGGTTACCAAATTGAGGtttatatgaaaatgaaaataaaattatgaagttAAAAATAGGTTTGTATCCAAAATATAAGACACGCTCCCCACTCGTTTTTAAGGTTCACTTCTTTAACCTTTTCTCTCTCTATTTTACGTGAGAGAGAAAAACAAAGATTGCAACCCAAAAAAGAGAATGGCATCTGATCATGTAGGAAAACCAAATGAGCAGACGACAGATAAAAATACAACACCCACATCATCACAACAAGGACCTCCAATCCAATGGCCGCCACAAAGTCATCCGCCGCAGGTCTGTTATCCTCCAGCAATTGTGCCTCCCAACGCCCAATTCCATGGCTACAATGCACTTCCTCCCCGCGGCGGATACGGCCCTTACCCTTACCCTTACCCTTACCCGCCACCGGGGCCATATTATGGACAGGGTTACATACAATCAGAGCACCGTCATCGTTGTTCGGGAGCTTGTCGTTGCTTTTTGGTATTTTTGATTCTGGTAATTGTGATTTTGCTGCTAACAAAGCTGATCATCTAGGCAACTCTTCTGCCACGATTCCCAGTTTTCCACGTAGAGAACATGCATGTCACAAATTTCAATACCGACGCAAATCCTTTCACGGCAAGGTGGGAGACGGAGATTAGAATTGAAAACCCCAACACTAAATTGTATCTTTATGTGGATGGAATGGAGGTTTTTATGAATTACAACGACAAATACGACGTGGggtttacttggatcaaccccaTGTTCATGGAAAGCAAGAACAAAACCTCGATGCAAGTTGTGATTAACACAGGGGAGTCGGCTCATCACGCCGTCCCCATTTGGATAGCCCAAGACATGGGCAAAGATCAAAAGAATGGGGGCGTCAATTTTGTGTTGAAAATTAAGGTCTGGGCCACCTTGAAAAGTGGGATGTGGTTGTGGTTCAGGAGGAGCTTGATACTCAATGTTGAATGTGATGATTTGAAGGTTAATTTCGGGAATTCCTCAAGGGAAGGAACTTTGGAATATATTAAAGACCGTGAAGATTGCTATGTTAGCACCTGAATGAATCCtctattcttttacttttaaatttatatgcaATACATCCTTTCCTGCATCTATGAAGTGGGTTGCTTTGGGATAGTTATGTTAATAGACTAGTATCTTGCtcattcaatttcatgtttttgtATCAACAAAACCTGCAAAATGTCATATGATTTTTAAGAGATGTAACTTTCCTTTTtctctgcttttttttttttggggggggggggggggagggggtgCATGGGGTGATTATGTTTTCATTTTCCTCctatttcaatttctattttattagaAATAGTTAcaataccttttttttttcttttctctaccCAACCAAGGTCATGAAGGAAGTTGGTCCATCCAAGAAGGAATGCCACCTTCATTTCCTCTTCTCTTCAACTAATCActgcaatttttttcaattattgtttatttttgtatattcaacaTTTTCTCTTTCGCTGGGTAAATCTTTTTAATGCCACGATTTAAGAAGTTGTTGAGGTTTAATATAAAAAggaagagaaataaataaaaacttattcaattttaataaaaattaaactaatttaaaaaCTCTTAAAACTTATTAAATTCCAATGACAACTTCTTAGTAAAATAATAGACAAAATGAAATTTCACTACCCATATTTAgttaaaaacttaatttaattttagagtccatattgattttttcttaatttataaaatattgaaatgaaactattataaaaaaaaaaggaaattcaaAGACTTAGTATGTATGTACAAAGATAAATtacaacttcaattttttttaaattgaaaatgtaGTATAATTATTAGAGATAAATGATATGGTTTATTTGGACATgaaatgtaataataaaattagaataatttaatgctaataatttcaatttttttattagtaatttttttagatGCCATTTAAttgaatatgtttaattattggatactataatttaaattttaattggtacatagtattaattaagtgataattacagtgcttataattttattcaagtaataactctattttacatcaattaagttagcataatttttttttaaagtgagcACAACTTTTTTtacttcaaaattttaacaaataattgtaaattaaattataattatcataattttttttatatattttatgcttagagttatatattcaagtaataactctattttaaaattagcacaatttattttaactaataattttaaaataaattatatttaattttaaaactaatttaataatacgataaacaataaaaaatattcttatcaattcaaaaatttcttcaagctcgtacctttatatatattatagataatgACATTCATATTGTACATTTTTCTTattctatatattttaatattataattctctattataattattttattaaattccaaTTTTGGAAAATTCTTTCTTAAAGTATTTGTCTAAGTGATGCaattatatttaatacttttttaatatattaattctaAAATATCATTCTTTTTAAAAACTTTGATAGATATATGGGATTTTCATTCTTCATTTAGGTAGATGTGATTAAACTTAAGTTcagataaatttaaataaaatttacacaTAATTTACATAGAGTGAAAATTAAACTTGATTACTTAAAATTGCAAATCCCCAAACTTATC
This window of the Gossypium hirsutum isolate 1008001.06 chromosome A09, Gossypium_hirsutum_v2.1, whole genome shotgun sequence genome carries:
- the LOC107890105 gene encoding uncharacterized protein, whose translation is MASDHVGKPNEQTTDKNTTPTSSQQGPPIQWPPQSHPPQVCYPPAIVPPNAQFHGYNALPPRGGYGPYPYPYPYPPPGPYYGQGYIQSEHRHRCSGACRCFLATLLPRFPVFHVENMHVTNFNTDANPFTARWETEIRIENPNTKLYLYVDGMEVFMNYNDKYDVGFTWINPMFMESKNKTSMQVVINTGESAHHAVPIWIAQDMGKDQKNGGVNFVLKIKVWATLKSGMWLWFRRSLILNVECDDLKVNFGNSSREGTLEYIKDREDCYVST